The Anaerolineae bacterium region TATTCAGGATTAAAATATTAAAACCCATTGCTTGTTTATCTTGTTATCCTGTTTGATTTTTTTCAATAAATATAGTTGGTTCTACCCACATTAGTCATTAGTGTTGGTCATTTGCCGTCTCAAGCTCATTTATCATCTTGAGAAGCTGTTGGCTGCTTTTTAATATGGTCCGGGCAAACTCCTGCTGCTTTTCATTCAGGGCTCCGTAAAATGGGTTTTGAATAAGATCAGCCGTACCAATAATGCTGGTTAATGGCGAGCGGAGGTCGTGGGCTGTTTTGGTGGACAATAAAGGACCGGAAATTCCGCTTCCACCGCCACGGTCAATGAGCTGTTTTATCCTCAACATACTCTTAACCCGTGTTACCATCTCAAGGTTGTCAACCGGCTGCACTATATAATCATCCGCCCCTATTTCCAATCCCCTGATCTTGCTTTTCAGGTCAGAGGCGGTTGCGGTGAGAAAGATGATCGGGATATGGTTTGTCTGTTCGTCTTCTTTAAGGATTTTGCAAACCTCAAAGCCGTCCATTCCAGGCATGTAAATATCGAGCAGGATAACGTCGGGAGGCTCTTTTTTGACTATCTTCAAACACTCTTCGCCGTCCCCGGCCGATATTACCCTGCAGCCTATATAGGACCTTAATATTTCGCATATCAAAAAAGAGATATCTTTATTGTCTTCAACAACCAGGATTGTCGGGTTTTCGAGTTGCCGGGTTCTCAAGTGGTTATCCCCTTTGTTTTTGAGTTTTCAGATATTTTAGGCCAGCCATTTTTTGACCATCCTCAGCAGGTCATCGGGCATTACCGGTTTTGAAAGGTAATCGCTGCAACCCTCCGCGAGTACCTTTTCCCTGTCTCCCTTCATGGCTCTGGCTGTGAGGCCGATTATCGGGACATCTTTCAGCTTTTCCATCTCCCTTATATGCTTTGTTGCTTTAAATCCGTCCATGACCGGCATTTGCATATCCATCAGAATCAGATCAGGCATCTCTTTTTCTGCCATGTCTACAGCCTCCTGCCCGTTCCTTGCCACATAGATTTTGCAATCCGCCTGCATCATGATTTCCTTGAGAAGAACCAGGTTGTCGCTGTTGTCTTCGACTATCAAAACCTTTGCCGGCCCGATCCTCTCCGGTTTTTCCCCCGTGGCCTGACGACCGGTTGCTTTACCCGCGCACGGTCGATATAATATCTTATTTATCTCAGATAGAAAAGCCTTCTTGTTTATCTGCCCTTTTATAATCACCCCCTTTACGCTTTTACCAAGAGCTTTTTCCCTATCCTCTGTAATATCAGCAGTAAGGATCATTACCGGCAGATCCTTTAAATCTTCTCTCTTTTGAAGCTCTTCAAGAACCTTAAAACCGTCCATTCCAGGCATGCGCAGGTCAAGGAGGATCAGGTCTGGAAGATATTTGTTTAAAAGCAAAAGTCCTTCCGGACCGGTTAAGGCAGATGTCAGGTAATAGTTTTCTTCTTTAAAAATTATTTCCAGCTCCTTTATAATGACAGGATCATCGTCTATTATCAGAATCTTGCCTCTCTTCTCGCCAGGAGCCGGAAGCTCTTTACATGTCTCCTGAACAACCAGAGCCTTCCTTACCGTTTTCTTCCAATCTTCTTCCTTTAACCTTAATTTACTTCTTCTGTCTTTTAATAATATTATTATAAAGGTAGAGCCCTTTCCAGCCTCACTTTGCACCTCTATCTTTCCGCCCATTAACTTAAGCAGATGGTAGCAGATATTGAGTCCGAGGCCTGTGCCATCGTATTTTCTTGTTAATGAACCGTCCACCTGGCGGAAGGGTTCGAAAATATGGTCTATTGCATCGGCCGGTATCCCTATCCCTGTATCGCTGACCTTTATGATCACCCTGTCATGAAGCTCGTCCTTCTTAAACCCGGCAGATATGCTGATTTTGCCCTTTTCGGTAAACTTGGCGGCATTCCCGATAAGATTTACTAAAACCTGCCTTAACTTATTAATATCGCAATAAACAAAAATATCATCGCCAACATCTATGTCAAGAGAAAGGCCCTTTCTCTCAATAAGTGGCATGATATCGCAGGAAACGCTCGTTATGGATTTCTTAAGCCATATCTTGCTTATGGACATATCAACCTTGCCTGACTCGATCTTTGCAAGGTCCAGGATATCGTTTATCAATCGCAGGAGATTTTTCCCGTTTCTTTCAACAATCTCGATATATTCTTTCTGCTTTTCATTAATCTGCCCGGCAATTTCTTTTCCCATGAGGTTTGTCAGGCCAAGCATGGAATTTAACGGCGTGCGAAGCTCATGCGACATGTTTGATAGAAATTCCGACTTGAGCCGGCTGGCTTCCTCCACACGTTCAGACTTTGCCTCTATCTCCTTTTTTTGATATATCAGCTCCTCGCTCTGTGCCCGGATCTCCTCGTTCTGTGCCTGGATCTCCTCGTTCTGTGCCTGGATTTCCTCGTTCTGGGCTGCCAGAAGCTCATTTTTCCTTTTTAAACCCTCAGCCGTCTGCTCCAGCCTCAGATAGGTAAGCGCATTATTGATACCTATGCCGAGTTGATAGGCCACCGTGTTTAAAAATTCAAGACTTCTGTCCGTATACTCGTGAATACTTGCAAGCTCCAGAACACCTATGAGTTGATTTTTAATGGTGATCGGTATACAAATAACATTTTTTGGCACACCCTCCATACCGCCCGAGGAGATTTTGAAATAGTTTTCCGGCACATCTTTAACCAGTATCACTTTTTTTTCCAAAGCGCTCTGGCCCGCTAGTCCATGACCGAGCCTGAAACCGTCTCCCAAAAGCTCTTTGTCAACGGCATAGGTTGAGCCCGGGCGCAGACTTTTTGATTCCTCTTCATATAGATAGATCATACCTAACTGGGAATCGGAATGAGTTGCTAT contains the following coding sequences:
- a CDS encoding response regulator, whose amino-acid sequence is MRTRQLENPTILVVEDNKDISFLICEILRSYIGCRVISAGDGEECLKIVKKEPPDVILLDIYMPGMDGFEVCKILKEDEQTNHIPIIFLTATASDLKSKIRGLEIGADDYIVQPVDNLEMVTRVKSMLRIKQLIDRGGGSGISGPLLSTKTAHDLRSPLTSIIGTADLIQNPFYGALNEKQQEFARTILKSSQQLLKMINELETANDQH
- a CDS encoding response regulator, encoding MAIIKKMRFRTKLALLFLFIGLLPVMILGYINFHYAGKIINEQAVNQLISLREDRKAEVQGFFKHLRLNLKILSDHRLLKDFAGEYIAAYNKGGLDGEEFKAVDKRHHKRFAEISKEYGYEDMLFVSNNGDVLMTVKKGGDWGTNLISGIYSDTSLAECFKNAKSGINIVDFKEYQPSGMPAAFAGAPMIRREERRGFKPEEKIGVLIIRIPADQINTIMTRNNGLGDTGETLLIGKDYFLRSNSRFLKERSILKVKAVSAAYGEAIKGGSGHNEDLIDYRGESVSIAYGPAEIEGLDWVIEAKKDRKEILMPIQMLRNQSLIIALLMAIGVVLADLLFVASVRKPIKRIREAADKIADGDLTVQVPVDAAGNIGRLGVCLNHMTQNLMKSREKIERYNRLLEKRVEIRTAALKKKTLRLEQNNNTKKAHNEIVTALNTELEIEPLLKSITGKIATHSDSQLGMIYLYEEESKSLRPGSTYAVDKELLGDGFRLGHGLAGQSALEKKVILVKDVPENYFKISSGGMEGVPKNVICIPITIKNQLIGVLELASIHEYTDRSLEFLNTVAYQLGIGINNALTYLRLEQTAEGLKRKNELLAAQNEEIQAQNEEIQAQNEEIRAQSEELIYQKKEIEAKSERVEEASRLKSEFLSNMSHELRTPLNSMLGLTNLMGKEIAGQINEKQKEYIEIVERNGKNLLRLINDILDLAKIESGKVDMSISKIWLKKSITSVSCDIMPLIERKGLSLDIDVGDDIFVYCDINKLRQVLVNLIGNAAKFTEKGKISISAGFKKDELHDRVIIKVSDTGIGIPADAIDHIFEPFRQVDGSLTRKYDGTGLGLNICYHLLKLMGGKIEVQSEAGKGSTFIIILLKDRRSKLRLKEEDWKKTVRKALVVQETCKELPAPGEKRGKILIIDDDPVIIKELEIIFKEENYYLTSALTGPEGLLLLNKYLPDLILLDLRMPGMDGFKVLEELQKREDLKDLPVMILTADITEDREKALGKSVKGVIIKGQINKKAFLSEINKILYRPCAGKATGRQATGEKPERIGPAKVLIVEDNSDNLVLLKEIMMQADCKIYVARNGQEAVDMAEKEMPDLILMDMQMPVMDGFKATKHIREMEKLKDVPIIGLTARAMKGDREKVLAEGCSDYLSKPVMPDDLLRMVKKWLA